One window of Microbacterium sediminis genomic DNA carries:
- a CDS encoding ABC transporter ATP-binding protein: MDPVIEVHNLTKRYKDKLALDNVSFRIERNTIYGFLGRNGAGKTTAMSILTAQNFPTSGSVAVFGENPYENARVLSRMCFVRESQKYPDEANAKTALASARLFFPNWDQALADELVDEFQLPMKTVVKKLSRGQLSAVGVIIGLASRAEITFFDEPYLGLDAVARQIFYDRLLQDYAEHPRTVILSSHLIDEISNLIERVLVIDDGRILMDQSVDDARDQATNIVGEASLVEGFIRGREVLHRDALGRVASVTFLGQLSPTEKQEVREAGLDLAPVPLQQLIVRMTQRGSGSASPSGDLNEIPTETEGALR, from the coding sequence ATGGATCCCGTCATCGAGGTGCACAACCTCACCAAGCGGTACAAGGACAAGCTCGCGCTCGACAACGTGAGCTTCCGGATCGAGCGCAACACGATCTACGGCTTCCTCGGCCGCAACGGCGCCGGGAAGACGACGGCGATGTCGATCCTCACGGCACAGAACTTCCCCACGAGCGGCTCGGTGGCGGTGTTCGGAGAGAACCCCTACGAGAACGCCCGCGTGCTGAGCCGGATGTGCTTCGTGCGCGAGAGCCAGAAGTATCCGGACGAGGCGAACGCGAAGACCGCGCTGGCCTCGGCCCGGCTGTTCTTCCCCAACTGGGATCAGGCCCTCGCGGACGAGCTCGTCGACGAGTTCCAGCTTCCGATGAAGACCGTCGTGAAGAAGCTCTCGCGCGGCCAGCTCTCCGCCGTCGGCGTGATCATCGGGCTCGCCTCGCGCGCCGAGATCACCTTCTTCGACGAGCCGTACCTCGGCCTGGACGCCGTCGCCCGGCAGATCTTCTACGACCGCCTGCTGCAGGACTACGCGGAGCACCCGCGCACGGTCATCCTCTCCAGCCACCTCATCGACGAGATCTCCAACCTCATCGAGCGGGTGCTCGTGATCGACGACGGGCGGATCCTGATGGATCAGTCGGTCGACGACGCGCGCGATCAGGCGACGAACATCGTCGGCGAGGCGTCGCTCGTCGAGGGCTTCATCCGCGGTCGCGAGGTGCTGCACCGCGACGCGCTCGGACGCGTCGCCTCGGTCACCTTCCTCGGGCAGCTCTCGCCGACCGAGAAGCAGGAGGTCCGCGAGGCGGGCCTCGACCTCGCCCCCGTGCCGCTGCAGCAGCTAATCGTCCGGATGA
- a CDS encoding GntR family transcriptional regulator encodes MIDDGKPLFLQIAERVEDEIVDGTLAEESQAPSTNELAAFHRINPATAAKGMNMLVEKGVLYKRRGIGMFVAPGARDLLLAERRAAFADGFVRPLLTEAHRIGLSPDDVRALIREHAAQTTP; translated from the coding sequence TTGATCGATGACGGCAAGCCCCTCTTCCTCCAGATCGCCGAGCGGGTGGAGGACGAGATCGTGGACGGCACCCTCGCCGAGGAGTCCCAGGCCCCGTCGACCAACGAGCTCGCCGCCTTCCACCGCATCAACCCGGCCACGGCCGCGAAGGGAATGAACATGCTCGTCGAGAAGGGCGTGCTCTACAAGCGCCGCGGCATCGGCATGTTCGTCGCGCCCGGCGCCCGCGACCTGCTCCTGGCCGAGCGCCGCGCCGCGTTCGCGGACGGATTCGTCCGCCCCCTGCTCACCGAGGCCCACCGCATCGGCCTCTCCCCCGACGACGTCCGCGCGCTCATCCGCGAGCACGCAGCCCAGACCACCCCCTGA